One region of Brachyhypopomus gauderio isolate BG-103 chromosome 9, BGAUD_0.2, whole genome shotgun sequence genomic DNA includes:
- the LOC143523554 gene encoding 26S proteasome regulatory subunit 4 isoform X1 produces MGQNQSGGHGPGGGKKDDKDKKKKYEPPIPTRVGKKKKRTKGPDAASKLPLVTPHTQCRLKLLKQERIKDYLLMEEEFIRNQEQMKPLEEKQEEERSKVDDLRGTPMSVGTLEEIIDDNHAIVSTSVGSEHYVSILSFVDKDLLEPGCSVLLNHKVHAVIGVLMDDTDPLVTVMKVEKAPQETYADIGGLDSQIQEIKESVELPLTHPEYYEEMGIKPPKGVILYGPPGTGKTLLAKAVANQTSATFLRVVGSELIQKYLGDGPKLVRELFRVAEEHAPSIVFIDEIDAIGTKRYDSNSGGEREIQRTMLELLNQLDGFDSRGDVKVIMATNRIETLDPALIRPGRIDRKIEFPLPDEKTKKRIFQIHTSRMTLAEDVTLDDLIMAKDDLSGADIKAICTEAGLMALRERRMKVTNEDFKKSKENVLYKKQEGTPEGLYL; encoded by the exons ATG GGGCAGAACCAGAGCGGGGGCCATGGCCCTGGGGGAGGCAAGAAGGACGACAAG GACAAGAAGAAGAAATATGAGCCGCCCATCCCTACCAGAGTGGGCAAGAAGAAGAAAAGGACAAAGGGACCTGATGCTGCAAGCAAACTACCTTTAG tgaccccacacacgcagtGCAGACTGAAGCTGTTGAAGCAGGAGCGCATTAAGGACTACCTGCTGATGGAGGAGGAGTTCATCAGGAACCAGGAGCAGATGAAACCACTGGAGGAAAAACAGGAG GAGGAAAGGTCAAAGGTTGATGACCTGAGGGGGACCCCAATGTCTGTGGGGACGCTGGAAGAGATTATTGATGACAACCATGCCATTGTGTCCACCTCTGTTGGGTCAGAGCACTACGTCAGCATCTTGTCTTTTGTGGACAAAGACTTGCTGGAGCCCGGCTGCTCTGTCCTGCTCAACCACAAG GTCCATGCAGTCATCGGTGTGCTAATGGATGACACAGACCCACTGGTGACGGTGATGAAAGTGGAAAAGGCTCCCCAGGAGACATATGCTGACATTGGAGGACTGGACAGTCAAATTCAGGAGATTAAG GAGTCGGTGGAGCTGCCTCTCACCCACCCAGAGTATTATGAGGAAATGGGAATCAAGCCTCCCAAAGGAGTCATTCTGTATGGCCCCCCAGGAACAG GTAAGACCCTCCTGGCTAAAGCAGTGGCCAATCAGACATCAGCAACGTTCTTACGAGTTGTGGGCTCGGAGCTCATCCAGAAGTACCTTGGCGATGGCCCCAAACTGGTGCGTGAGCTCTTCAGGGTGGCGGAGGAACACGCACCATCCATTGTGTTCATTGATGAGATCGATGCCATTGGAACCAAGAG GTATGACTCAAACTCCGGAGGCGAGCGGGAGATCCAGAGGACCATGCTGGAGCTTCTCAACCAGCTGGATGGCTTTGACTCACGTGGAGATGTTAAAGTCATCATGGCCACCAACAGGATAGAGACCCTGGACCCTGCTCTCATCAGACCAG GGCGGATCGACCGTAAGATAGAGTTCCCCCTGCCGGATGAGAAAACCAAGAAAAGAATATTCCAGATTCACACCAGCAGGATGACGCTAGCGGAGGATGTGACACTGGACGACCTTATCATGGCCAAGGATGATCTCTCCGGAGCGGACATCAag gctatcTGTACTGAAGCTGGGCTCATGGCCCTTAGAGAGCGAAGGATGAAGGTCACCAATGAAGACTTCAAGAAGTCCAAAGAGAATGTGTTGTATAAAAAGCAGGAAGGCACTCCTGAAGGGCTGTACCTTTAA
- the LOC143523554 gene encoding 26S proteasome regulatory subunit 4 isoform X2: MGQNQSGGHGPGGGKKDDKDKKKKYEPPIPTRVGKKKKRTKGPDAASKLPLVTPHTQCRLKLLKQERIKDYLLMEEEFIRNQEQMKPLEEKQEEERSKVDDLRGTPMSVGTLEEIIDDNHAIVSTSVGSEHYVSILSFVDKDLLEPGCSVLLNHKVHAVIGVLMDDTDPLVTVMKVEKAPQETYADIGGLDSQIQEIKESVELPLTHPEYYEEMGIKPPKGVILYGPPGTGKTLLAKAVANQTSATFLRVVGSELIQKYLGDGPKLVRELFRVAEEHAPSIVFIDEIDAIGTKRYDSNSGGEREIQRTMLELLNQLDGFDSRGDVKVIMATNRIETLDPALIRPVIGNTCKNILGIQ; the protein is encoded by the exons ATG GGGCAGAACCAGAGCGGGGGCCATGGCCCTGGGGGAGGCAAGAAGGACGACAAG GACAAGAAGAAGAAATATGAGCCGCCCATCCCTACCAGAGTGGGCAAGAAGAAGAAAAGGACAAAGGGACCTGATGCTGCAAGCAAACTACCTTTAG tgaccccacacacgcagtGCAGACTGAAGCTGTTGAAGCAGGAGCGCATTAAGGACTACCTGCTGATGGAGGAGGAGTTCATCAGGAACCAGGAGCAGATGAAACCACTGGAGGAAAAACAGGAG GAGGAAAGGTCAAAGGTTGATGACCTGAGGGGGACCCCAATGTCTGTGGGGACGCTGGAAGAGATTATTGATGACAACCATGCCATTGTGTCCACCTCTGTTGGGTCAGAGCACTACGTCAGCATCTTGTCTTTTGTGGACAAAGACTTGCTGGAGCCCGGCTGCTCTGTCCTGCTCAACCACAAG GTCCATGCAGTCATCGGTGTGCTAATGGATGACACAGACCCACTGGTGACGGTGATGAAAGTGGAAAAGGCTCCCCAGGAGACATATGCTGACATTGGAGGACTGGACAGTCAAATTCAGGAGATTAAG GAGTCGGTGGAGCTGCCTCTCACCCACCCAGAGTATTATGAGGAAATGGGAATCAAGCCTCCCAAAGGAGTCATTCTGTATGGCCCCCCAGGAACAG GTAAGACCCTCCTGGCTAAAGCAGTGGCCAATCAGACATCAGCAACGTTCTTACGAGTTGTGGGCTCGGAGCTCATCCAGAAGTACCTTGGCGATGGCCCCAAACTGGTGCGTGAGCTCTTCAGGGTGGCGGAGGAACACGCACCATCCATTGTGTTCATTGATGAGATCGATGCCATTGGAACCAAGAG GTATGACTCAAACTCCGGAGGCGAGCGGGAGATCCAGAGGACCATGCTGGAGCTTCTCAACCAGCTGGATGGCTTTGACTCACGTGGAGATGTTAAAGTCATCATGGCCACCAACAGGATAGAGACCCTGGACCCTGCTCTCATCAGACCAG TGATTGGAAATACCTGTAAGAATATCTTAGGAATCCAGTAA
- the kcnk13b gene encoding potassium channel, subfamily K, member 13 yields MACRSGSCCGFGPLNEDNARFLMLALVIMLYLLCGAAVFSALEQPKEEVAKQRWALRFEQFSQKYNLSEQELKNFLRNYEEANVAGIRVDNTRPRWDFTGAFYFVGTVVSTIGFGMTTPATTGGKMFLIFYGLIGCAATILFFNLFLERVITVIAFILKFCHEHQQQRKVVLPENGRRMSEDHPRDRRRDSLAGWKPSVYCVMAILGAAAILVSCCASAMYSVAEGWDYLDSLYFCFVAFSTIGFGDMVSSQREFYEGQAAYRLGNFLFILTGVCCIYSLFNVISIVIKQVLNWLLMQVEAPCLCPGQGRHQNRRNMVVPGHLRAQRDPSVDTDAINDSEGDGRRMSGEMISMRDFLAANKVSLAIMQKQLSEMANGNPRQSTSNSRHNGFSGGVGALGIMNNRLAETSVER; encoded by the exons ATGGCTTGTCGGAGTGGCAGTTGTTGCGGTTTTGGTCCGCTAAATGAAGACAATGCAAGATTTCTTATGCTGGCGCTAGTAATAATGTTGTACCTTTTGTGCGGAGCTGCTGTGTTTTCAGCCCTGGAACAGCCTAAGGAGGAGGTGGCGAAGCAGCGGTGGGCGCTGCGGTTCGAGCAGTTCAGTCAGAAGTATAATCTCAGTGAGCAGGAGCTGAAGAACTTTCTTAGGAACTACGAGGAGGCGAATGTAGCAGGTATCCGCGTGGATAACACCAGACCTCGATGGGACTTCACGGGTGCtttttattttgttggaaccgtGGTTTCTACAATAG GTTTTGGCATGACTACACCTGCCACTACAGGAGGAAAAATGTTCCTGATCTTCTATGGGCTTATTGGATGTGCTGCCACCATTTTATTCTTCAACCTTTTCTTGGAACGCGTCATCACCGTGATTGCGTTCATACTCAAGTTCTGCCACGAGCATCAGCAACAGCGTAAAGTGGTTCTCCCTGAAAATGGCCGGCGCATGTCCGAAGATCATCCCAGAGACAGGCGGCGGGACAGCCTAGCGGGCTGGAAGCCCTCGGTCTACTGCGTCATGGCCATACTTGGAGCGGCCGCCATCTTGGTGTCCTGCTGTGCGTCTGCCATGTACTCGGTGGCAGAGGGATGGGACTACCTTGACTCTCTTTATTTTTGCTTTGTGGCGTTCAGCACAATCGGCTTCGGGGACATGGTGAGCAGTCAGCGGGAGTTCTACGAAGGCCAGGCGGCTTACAGGCTGGGCAACTTCCTCTTCATTCTGACTGGCGTCTGCTGCATCTACTCACTTTTCAACGTCATCTCAATTGTCATCAAGCAGGTCCTGAACTGGCTTCTGATGCAGGTGGAGGCCCCATGCCTTTGTCCAGGCCAGGGGAGGCATCAGAACCGCAGGAACATGGTTGTGCCGGGGCATCTGAGAGCTCAACGGGACCCCTCTGTTGACACAGACGCCATCAACGACAGTGAGGGAGATGGGCGGAGGATGTCAGGTGAGATGATCTCAATGAGGGATTTCCTGGCTGCCAACAAGGTTAGCCTGGCCATCATGCAGAAGCAGCTATCTGAAATGGCTAATGGAAACCCTCGTCAGTCCACATCCAACTCACGTCATAATGGTTTTTCTGGAGGAGTTGGAGCCCTGGGAATTATGAACAACCGTTTGGCTGAAACCAGTGTGGAAAGATAA